TATCGCGACGTCGCCTGTTTCGCTCGACTTGGCTCGCAAAGGGGAGCCCCAGCGGAAGGTCGGGGAATCGATCACGGATTCCGCCTCGCCCGCACACTGCCCGACGCCGACGACCTCGGCGACGACCTGGGCGAGGAGACGTGCGTCTGGCGGTGAACGTCTATGCCACCATAGACAGCGGTGCGCCCGAGTCGGTGCGTTACTCCATGGAGCAGATTGAAAACGTCTGGGAGGGTGCGACCGACACCTCGCCGTACAAGCCGTACTGGGACACTGTCCTGGATGAAGTCGCCCTCGTGTACGGCTCCGGCACGCAAAAGTACAACCAGTTCTATAGTCGCGCTGGCAACTACGGGGTGATTCAGTGATTCCCAGTACCAAGCCGGTGCACAGTGTTCTATCCGTCACGGCCGTGGTGATCGCGGTCGTCGGATGCAGCTCGAGTGGCCAGTCCCCCTACAACGCGTTCGCGGCCGGACCGATCACCCCGCCCCCGGCCGAGTGCGAGGGCGACGCGTACGTCGAGGGCGATTGTGTACACCCGTGCGTGGAGGAGAGCTGCATTAGCGGGTGGTGCCGCGTTCCACAGGGATGTTTCATCTACGGAAGCCCGGAAGATGAATGGCATCACGGCGTTCTAGCCGAGATCGAGACCCCGCTCACGCTCGCCCACGATTTCGTGATCCTGCAGCACGAGATGACGAGGCACGAGTGGGCGGCTCTCGGCTTTCCGGTCCCGACCCCAGAACCCAACGAGTTCGGTGCAAGCTCGTGCATGGAGCCGGGCTGCCCAACCGACGCGGTGAATTGGTGGGAGGCGGTCGCGGCCGCGAACCGGCTGTCCGAGCTGCACGATCTCCAGCCGTGCTACGAGCTGACCGGGTGCACCGGCGAGGTGGGAAAAGGGATGGTTTGTCAGAAAGCCCGGGCGGTCCACGCCAACGTCTACGACTGCCCGGGCTACCGTTTGCCGACCTTGGCCGAGTGGGAGTACGCGGCCAAGGCGGGCACGCGGACATCGTTCTACTCGGGCGACATCACCGTGAACGAAGAAACCGGCGGCTATTCGTACGACGCGAACCTCGACCCGATCGCCTGGTACTGGTGGAACGCTGGTCCAGGAACGGACCCTACCGTCGAAAAGCCCTATGAAGGCAAGCCGACCCACGCGGTCGAGCAGAAGCAGCCCAACCTCTGGCACCTGCACGACGTGCTCGGTAACGTGATGGAGTGGACATGGGATTCTGTAGCGGACATGGGCTTCGGAGGCGAACCACAGAAGGATCCACTAGACAACGGCACGCATGAACGTCACGCCCTCAGAGGCGGCGATGCTTTCTCTCCTTCTGTTGTCTGCCGGGCATCGCTGCCTTTTGAAGGCGCGGTCGAAATGCGGATTCCTGGCGTCGGTCTACGCCTCGTTCGCACGGTCTCCTGGCCCGAGGGCGCGGACACCGAGACGGTACCCGATCCCGACACGGAGACGGAGGCGGAGACCGACTCGGACACCGCGCCGGTCGACACGGACGCGCACAACCCCGACGACTGCCC
The window above is part of the Pseudomonadota bacterium genome. Proteins encoded here:
- a CDS encoding formylglycine-generating enzyme family protein, which translates into the protein MHSVLSVTAVVIAVVGCSSSGQSPYNAFAAGPITPPPAECEGDAYVEGDCVHPCVEESCISGWCRVPQGCFIYGSPEDEWHHGVLAEIETPLTLAHDFVILQHEMTRHEWAALGFPVPTPEPNEFGASSCMEPGCPTDAVNWWEAVAAANRLSELHDLQPCYELTGCTGEVGKGMVCQKARAVHANVYDCPGYRLPTLAEWEYAAKAGTRTSFYSGDITVNEETGGYSYDANLDPIAWYWWNAGPGTDPTVEKPYEGKPTHAVEQKQPNLWHLHDVLGNVMEWTWDSVADMGFGGEPQKDPLDNGTHERHALRGGDAFSPSVVCRASLPFEGAVEMRIPGVGLRLVRTVSWPEGADTETVPDPDTETEAETDSDTAPVDTDAHNPDDCPLGSAWPCTCYFPEDTPGFWECDDGTAFAYVNPH